In Deinococcus fonticola, the following proteins share a genomic window:
- a CDS encoding 4a-hydroxytetrahydrobiopterin dehydratase yields MSRPPSLGRTRLADAEVLAELPPGWSLDGGRIWREWTFEQYLDGVNFALAVARQAETMDHHPDLHIFYRLVRVAFWTHDMGGVTRVDLRAARAVNALLTA; encoded by the coding sequence ATGTCTCGACCCCCTTCTCTGGGCCGCACCCGCCTTGCTGACGCTGAAGTCCTGGCCGAACTGCCGCCCGGCTGGTCGCTGGACGGTGGGCGCATCTGGCGCGAATGGACGTTCGAGCAGTACCTCGACGGCGTGAATTTCGCGCTGGCGGTGGCGCGTCAGGCTGAAACCATGGATCACCACCCGGACTTGCATATCTTTTACCGCCTGGTGCGCGTGGCCTTCTGGACGCACGATATGGGCGGCGTTACGCGGGTCGACCTGCGGGCCGCGCGGGCCGTCAACGCGCTGCTCACCGCGTGA
- a CDS encoding DinB family protein, producing MSDPRFPIGPLPALPDAERVPATLHGLANSMAQAVTDWQATLQALTPVDLTRTYRPASWTVQQLAHHTADAHLHGLNRLRHGLTQDDFQIQPFDQSAWLTLADAALPVSVAAQLLEPLNAHWVALLRGTPAGQFDRQVVHPTEGRQDLWQLAVKHDWHLRHHLAHVRLALGEQQ from the coding sequence ATGAGCGACCCCCGGTTTCCCATCGGCCCGCTGCCTGCGCTGCCCGACGCGGAGCGCGTGCCCGCCACGCTGCACGGCCTGGCGAACTCCATGGCGCAGGCCGTGACCGACTGGCAGGCCACCTTGCAGGCGCTCACGCCCGTTGACCTGACGCGCACGTACCGCCCCGCAAGCTGGACGGTGCAGCAACTCGCGCACCACACGGCGGACGCCCACCTGCACGGCCTGAACCGCCTGCGTCACGGCCTTACGCAGGATGACTTTCAGATTCAACCGTTCGATCAGTCCGCCTGGTTGACCCTGGCTGACGCTGCGCTACCCGTGAGTGTCGCGGCACAACTCCTCGAGCCTCTTAACGCCCACTGGGTGGCCCTGTTGCGTGGCACGCCCGCCGGGCAGTTCGACCGTCAGGTCGTTCACCCCACCGAGGGCCGCCAGGACTTGTGGCAACTGGCGGTGAAGCACGACTGGCACCTGCGCCACCACCTCGCGCACGTGCGGCTGGCCCTGGGGGAGCAGCAGTGA
- a CDS encoding ferredoxin produces MPHVITSPCIGTKDQACTEVCPVECIYDAGEMLLIHPDECIDCGACVPACPVSAIYPEEDVPENESEYIEKNRAFFGL; encoded by the coding sequence ATGCCTCACGTGATTACCAGCCCCTGTATCGGCACCAAAGATCAGGCCTGCACCGAAGTCTGCCCGGTCGAGTGCATCTACGACGCCGGCGAGATGCTCCTCATTCACCCGGACGAGTGCATCGACTGTGGAGCCTGCGTCCCTGCCTGCCCCGTCAGCGCCATCTACCCCGAGGAAGACGTGCCGGAAAACGAGAGCGAATACATCGAGAAAAACCGCGCTTTCTTCGGACTGTAA
- a CDS encoding inorganic phosphate transporter encodes MDTALISLIVIVALALAFDFINGFHDTANAIATSVATRVLTPAQAIAMSAILNVVGALMGTHVAKTVSKDIVSQDYATLELVGAALVSAIAWNLFTWWKGLPSSSSHALIFSLVGAGVAAGGWGIIIPKGVKKTLMGLVYSPALGFIIPIILMFLLSWLVLRYMKPRAVTRNFRVLQIFSAAFMAFSHGGNDAQKTMGIITFALSAYFGTKIEDVPTWVILSAAAAMGAGTAVGGWRIIKTMGFKVVDLKPVDGFVAETSAALIIEGASRLGIPVSTTHTISTAIMGVGTTKGFRKVKWQVAGKIVQAWIFTIPTCIALGWLCFKVAELFAR; translated from the coding sequence ATGGATACCGCTTTAATCAGCCTGATCGTCATCGTGGCCCTGGCCCTGGCGTTCGATTTCATCAACGGCTTTCACGACACCGCCAACGCCATTGCCACCAGCGTCGCCACCAGAGTGCTGACGCCCGCGCAGGCCATCGCCATGTCCGCCATCCTGAACGTGGTGGGCGCACTCATGGGGACGCACGTCGCCAAGACCGTCAGCAAGGACATCGTCTCGCAGGATTACGCCACGCTGGAACTGGTGGGGGCCGCCCTGGTCAGCGCCATCGCCTGGAACCTCTTCACCTGGTGGAAGGGCCTGCCGAGCAGCAGCAGCCACGCCCTGATCTTCAGCCTGGTCGGGGCCGGGGTCGCGGCGGGCGGCTGGGGCATCATCATTCCCAAGGGCGTGAAGAAAACCCTGATGGGCCTGGTGTACAGTCCAGCGCTGGGCTTCATCATCCCCATTATTCTGATGTTCCTGCTCTCGTGGCTGGTGCTACGGTACATGAAACCCCGCGCCGTCACGAGAAACTTCCGGGTGCTCCAGATCTTCAGTGCGGCCTTCATGGCCTTCTCGCACGGCGGGAACGACGCGCAGAAGACCATGGGCATCATCACTTTCGCCCTGAGCGCCTACTTCGGCACCAAAATCGAGGACGTGCCCACCTGGGTCATCCTGAGTGCCGCTGCCGCCATGGGCGCAGGCACCGCCGTGGGCGGCTGGCGCATCATCAAGACCATGGGCTTCAAGGTCGTCGACCTGAAACCTGTGGACGGCTTCGTGGCCGAAACCAGCGCCGCCTTGATCATCGAGGGAGCCAGCCGCCTGGGCATTCCCGTCAGCACCACGCACACCATTAGCACCGCCATCATGGGCGTCGGCACCACCAAGGGCTTCCGCAAAGTCAAGTGGCAGGTGGCCGGGAAAATCGTGCAGGCCTGGATTTTCACCATCCCCACCTGCATCGCCCTGGGCTGGCTGTGCTTCAAGGTGGCCGAACTGTTCGCCAGATAG
- a CDS encoding CoA-binding protein: MTLLTGIPDVIRVLKENKVIAVVGFHRDTMKPAHYVPEYMSRQGYTIIPVNPSLAARGESFFGHKAVSTLAEISTPVDVVEVFRRSDKVYDHLQDILNMQPLPRVVWLQLGIRDDNVARELTARGIDVIQDRCMLADHRALL, translated from the coding sequence ATGACGCTGCTGACTGGTATTCCGGACGTGATCCGCGTCCTCAAAGAGAACAAGGTGATCGCCGTGGTGGGCTTTCACCGCGACACCATGAAACCTGCCCATTACGTCCCGGAGTACATGAGCCGCCAGGGGTACACCATCATTCCGGTGAACCCGTCGCTGGCGGCGCGCGGCGAGAGTTTCTTCGGGCACAAGGCCGTGTCCACCCTGGCAGAAATCAGCACGCCCGTGGACGTCGTGGAGGTGTTCCGCCGCAGCGACAAGGTGTACGACCACCTTCAGGACATCCTGAACATGCAGCCGCTGCCCAGGGTCGTGTGGTTGCAACTCGGCATCCGGGACGACAACGTGGCGCGTGAACTGACGGCGCGCGGCATCGACGTCATTCAGGACAGGTGCATGCTTGCCGACCACCGGGCCCTGCTGTAA
- a CDS encoding DUF47 domain-containing protein: MVLSKFMPNNPKFALKFEESARNAHATATALVDLLENYTDVENKVARIKDLEHVGDRLAQEVTTLLADSFIVPFDREDIIALNNELDDLVDDLEEAASKLSLYRIARPLPQMAQLARLAEQQCALLAQGMPLIEHHGHISQLTSLAGQIQALEDQADDLGDDVQRTLYDGVTDVPGMINAMRNGEIAGLIENATDQAQRVSKTVAGILLKNA, encoded by the coding sequence ATGGTCTTGTCAAAATTCATGCCCAACAACCCCAAGTTTGCCCTCAAGTTCGAGGAGTCGGCCCGCAACGCCCACGCCACCGCCACGGCCCTGGTCGACCTGCTGGAAAACTACACGGACGTCGAGAACAAGGTCGCCCGCATCAAGGATCTGGAGCACGTCGGCGACCGGCTGGCACAGGAGGTCACGACCCTGCTGGCCGACTCCTTCATCGTGCCCTTCGACCGCGAGGACATCATCGCGCTGAACAACGAACTGGACGACCTGGTCGACGACCTGGAGGAAGCCGCCAGTAAACTCAGCCTGTACCGCATCGCCAGGCCGCTGCCGCAGATGGCGCAGCTGGCCCGCCTGGCCGAACAGCAGTGCGCCCTGCTGGCCCAGGGCATGCCCCTGATCGAGCATCACGGTCATATCTCGCAACTGACCAGCCTGGCCGGGCAGATTCAGGCGCTCGAAGACCAGGCCGACGACCTGGGTGACGACGTGCAGCGCACACTGTACGACGGCGTGACCGACGTGCCCGGCATGATCAACGCCATGCGCAACGGCGAGATCGCGGGCCTGATCGAGAACGCCACCGACCAGGCCCAGCGCGTCTCGAAGACCGTGGCCGGCATCCTGCTGAAGAACGCCTGA
- a CDS encoding DUF427 domain-containing protein: MKAVWNGQIIAESTDTVVVEGNHYFPAGSVRQEFLRLSDTTSVCPWKGTAHYYTLEVNGQTNPDAVWYYPEPKEAARQIAGRVAFWRGVTVQED; the protein is encoded by the coding sequence GTGAAAGCGGTCTGGAACGGCCAGATCATCGCCGAGTCCACCGACACGGTAGTGGTGGAAGGCAACCACTATTTCCCGGCGGGCAGCGTCCGCCAGGAGTTCCTGCGCCTATCCGACACGACCAGCGTGTGCCCCTGGAAAGGCACCGCGCATTACTACACCCTGGAAGTGAACGGTCAGACCAACCCGGACGCCGTGTGGTACTACCCCGAACCGAAAGAAGCAGCGCGGCAGATTGCCGGGCGGGTGGCCTTCTGGCGCGGCGTGACCGTGCAGGAAGACTGA
- a CDS encoding Crp/Fnr family transcriptional regulator, translating to MTEEKALHLLTHTPVFSGANREEVQSLARLGSFLTLRRGDHLFREGEAVTRLYIVQTGSVRIYRLSRGGTRELTLHVDGPRQLVALVAAFQSRATAPGSAQALQTPTELLSLPLHEVRQAVFHSPSLSQAMLGYFARRQSELIGRIDRLVFSELSGRLAAYLLEQAPQPHQLPTNSELAALLGTVPELVSRKLGEFYRLGFIRLERRQVQVIDESELRRLAED from the coding sequence GTGACTGAAGAAAAAGCGCTGCACCTCCTGACCCACACGCCCGTGTTCAGCGGCGCGAACCGCGAGGAAGTGCAGTCACTGGCCCGCCTGGGATCGTTCCTGACCCTGCGGCGCGGGGATCACCTGTTCCGCGAGGGGGAAGCGGTCACGCGGCTGTACATCGTCCAGACCGGCAGCGTCCGCATTTACCGCCTGTCACGCGGCGGTACCCGCGAACTGACCCTGCACGTGGACGGCCCCCGGCAACTGGTGGCGCTGGTGGCGGCCTTCCAGAGCCGCGCCACCGCTCCAGGCAGCGCCCAGGCCCTCCAAACCCCCACCGAACTGCTGAGCCTGCCATTGCACGAAGTCAGGCAGGCCGTCTTTCACAGCCCCTCGCTGTCGCAGGCGATGCTGGGTTACTTTGCGCGGCGCCAGTCCGAACTGATCGGGCGCATCGACCGCCTGGTCTTCAGTGAGCTGTCCGGGCGGCTGGCCGCGTACCTGCTGGAGCAGGCTCCCCAGCCCCACCAACTGCCCACCAACAGCGAACTGGCCGCCCTGCTGGGCACCGTGCCGGAACTGGTCAGCCGCAAACTCGGGGAGTTCTACCGCCTGGGCTTCATTCGCCTGGAACGCCGCCAGGTGCAGGTTATCGACGAATCCGAACTGCGCCGCCTGGCCGAGGATTGA
- the hemL gene encoding glutamate-1-semialdehyde 2,1-aminomutase, translating into MTTQSATTQSEALFSRARAVTPGGVNSPVRAFKSVGGVPRFIASAQGAYLTDVDGHRYVDYVGSWGPMILGHNHPAVREAIAGALLTGTSFGAPGPREVELAELVTELTGAERVRFVNSGTEATMSALRLARGVTGRKFIVKFRGNYHGHADGLLVEAGSGLLTNAEGQLGAAAPSSAGVPEEYAALTLVSEYNDPAALDRLIAERGHEIAAVIFEPVVGNAGVLIPTPAFLAALHRVKDAGVVLIADEVMTGFRLSLNGATGLLGLQPDLRCWGKIIGGGLPVGAYGGRADLMDFVSPQGPVYQAGTLSGNPLAMAAGLATLKELRANPGLYTQLETYTGQLAEGLKASARAAGLPLTVNHIGSMLTAFFIGAPDIRTYTQAAPSDTKTFAAWFQGLLGRGVYWAPSQFESIFISAAHTDTELNATLEAAQAAFQEVNS; encoded by the coding sequence ATGACCACTCAATCGGCCACCACCCAGTCCGAGGCTCTTTTTTCCCGCGCCAGGGCCGTCACACCCGGCGGGGTCAACAGCCCGGTGCGCGCCTTCAAGAGCGTGGGGGGCGTACCGCGCTTTATCGCCTCAGCTCAGGGCGCGTACCTGACGGATGTAGACGGCCACCGGTACGTGGACTACGTGGGGTCGTGGGGGCCGATGATCCTGGGGCACAACCACCCGGCGGTGCGGGAGGCGATTGCCGGGGCGCTGCTGACCGGAACGTCTTTCGGGGCGCCCGGCCCGCGTGAGGTCGAGCTGGCCGAACTGGTCACCGAGTTGACCGGCGCCGAGCGCGTGCGGTTCGTGAACAGCGGCACCGAGGCCACCATGAGCGCCCTGCGCCTGGCCCGCGGGGTCACAGGACGGAAGTTCATCGTGAAGTTCCGGGGCAATTACCACGGCCACGCCGACGGCCTGCTGGTGGAAGCCGGAAGCGGACTGCTGACGAACGCCGAGGGGCAACTGGGCGCGGCGGCCCCCAGCAGTGCGGGTGTGCCGGAGGAGTACGCGGCCCTGACCCTGGTCAGCGAGTACAACGACCCGGCGGCCCTTGACCGGTTGATAGCCGAGCGCGGTCACGAGATTGCCGCCGTCATTTTCGAGCCGGTGGTGGGGAATGCGGGCGTGCTGATTCCCACGCCGGCGTTCCTGGCCGCGCTCCACCGCGTGAAAGACGCCGGGGTGGTGCTGATCGCCGACGAGGTGATGACCGGCTTCCGCCTGAGCCTGAACGGCGCGACGGGCCTGCTGGGGCTACAACCCGACCTGCGCTGCTGGGGCAAGATCATCGGCGGGGGGCTGCCGGTGGGGGCTTACGGTGGGCGGGCCGACCTGATGGACTTCGTGTCCCCGCAAGGCCCGGTGTACCAGGCCGGAACCCTGAGCGGCAATCCCCTGGCGATGGCGGCGGGCCTGGCCACCCTGAAGGAACTGCGAGCGAATCCTGGCCTTTACACGCAACTGGAGACTTACACCGGGCAACTGGCAGAGGGCCTGAAAGCCAGCGCAAGGGCTGCCGGCCTTCCCCTCACGGTCAACCACATCGGCTCGATGCTCACGGCGTTTTTTATCGGCGCGCCAGACATTCGCACGTACACGCAGGCCGCACCCAGCGACACCAAAACTTTCGCGGCATGGTTTCAGGGATTGCTGGGCCGGGGGGTGTACTGGGCCCCCTCGCAGTTTGAGAGCATCTTCATCAGCGCCGCACACACCGACACCGAGTTGAATGCCACACTGGAAGCCGCACAAGCTGCATTTCAAGAGGTGAATTCATGA
- the minE gene encoding cell division topological specificity factor MinE: protein MFSWMKRGRSKETLKDRLELVLAYDRAKIPPGKVEALRNDLLEVVQRYFPSTNSRIEIEQDGENVILTASVAIDEPPKKR, encoded by the coding sequence ATGTTTTCGTGGATGAAACGCGGACGCAGCAAGGAAACCCTGAAAGACCGCCTGGAACTGGTGCTCGCCTACGACCGCGCCAAGATTCCCCCCGGGAAGGTCGAGGCCCTGCGCAATGACCTGCTGGAAGTCGTGCAGCGCTACTTCCCGTCCACCAACAGCAGAATCGAGATCGAGCAGGACGGCGAGAACGTCATCCTGACCGCCAGCGTCGCCATTGACGAACCCCCCAAGAAACGCTGA
- a CDS encoding GNAT family N-acetyltransferase, with the protein MTTPEKTRLLAAYDAQCRDEAEVLAADRSDRCGPLWRAWYGKRGFVTYCSLDGLDGQALDNLIAQTVADFAADPEIQSFEWKTRGHDQPADLPERLLRHGFQADEQETVMVGDAALLAQDIALPEGVTVRRIDNVPDPYPEMVRAADAQARAFGFPFGVEDFMRRLEKKPGLVEIWVAETPDEVVCTGRLEAVPDSEFAGLWGGGTVPEWHGKGIYRALTAARARSALARGLRYLQSDCTEFSRPILEKSGLLAVTTTTPYLWRR; encoded by the coding sequence ATGACCACTCCTGAGAAAACGCGCTTGCTGGCGGCTTACGACGCCCAGTGCCGGGATGAAGCCGAGGTGCTCGCCGCCGACAGGTCTGACCGCTGCGGGCCACTGTGGCGGGCCTGGTACGGAAAGCGGGGGTTCGTGACCTACTGTTCGCTGGACGGCCTGGATGGGCAGGCGCTGGATAACCTGATCGCGCAGACGGTGGCTGACTTCGCCGCCGATCCTGAAATTCAGTCCTTCGAATGGAAGACCCGTGGGCACGACCAGCCGGCCGACCTGCCCGAACGGCTGCTGAGACACGGGTTTCAGGCCGATGAGCAGGAAACGGTGATGGTGGGAGACGCGGCTCTCCTGGCGCAGGACATCGCCTTGCCGGAGGGGGTGACGGTGCGCCGCATCGACAACGTGCCCGACCCCTACCCCGAGATGGTCAGGGCCGCCGACGCGCAGGCCAGGGCCTTCGGTTTTCCTTTCGGCGTGGAGGATTTCATGCGCCGCCTCGAAAAGAAGCCGGGCCTGGTAGAAATCTGGGTGGCCGAAACCCCCGACGAGGTGGTCTGCACCGGACGCCTGGAAGCCGTGCCGGACAGCGAATTTGCCGGCCTGTGGGGTGGGGGCACGGTGCCGGAGTGGCACGGCAAAGGTATTTACCGCGCCCTCACCGCCGCGCGGGCCAGGTCGGCGCTGGCGCGGGGCCTGCGTTACCTGCAAAGCGACTGCACCGAATTTTCGCGGCCCATTCTGGAAAAAAGTGGGCTGCTGGCCGTGACCACCACCACGCCTTACCTCTGGAGGCGCTGA
- the minD gene encoding septum site-determining protein MinD has protein sequence MDAKVIVVTSGKGGVGKTTATANIGAALAKLGEKVAVIDVDVGLRNLDVVMGLESRVVFDLIDVLEGKCKMHQALIRDKRVENLYLLPASQTRDKDALDPEVFKTVVQGLIDDEKFDRILIDSPAGIEAGFRTAAAPAQGALVIVNPEVSSVRDADRIIGLLEAGNVREIRLVINRLRPKMVASGNMLSEGDMLDILGVKPIGIVPEDEGIIVSTNVGEPAVLGNSASGQAFMATARRIRGEDVPYPRYDEDKGFWAAIKRLFGGG, from the coding sequence ATGGACGCCAAGGTCATCGTTGTTACCTCCGGAAAAGGTGGGGTGGGCAAAACCACCGCCACCGCCAATATTGGGGCCGCATTAGCCAAGCTCGGTGAGAAAGTCGCCGTGATCGACGTGGACGTGGGCCTGCGCAACCTGGACGTGGTCATGGGCCTGGAGTCGCGCGTGGTGTTCGACCTGATCGACGTGCTGGAAGGCAAGTGCAAGATGCACCAGGCGCTGATTCGTGACAAGCGCGTGGAGAACCTGTACCTGTTGCCCGCCTCTCAGACCCGCGACAAGGACGCCCTTGACCCCGAGGTCTTCAAGACGGTGGTGCAGGGCCTGATCGACGACGAGAAGTTCGACCGCATCCTGATCGACTCGCCGGCCGGCATCGAGGCTGGCTTCCGCACCGCCGCCGCGCCGGCGCAGGGGGCCCTGGTGATCGTGAACCCCGAGGTGTCCAGCGTACGCGACGCCGACCGCATCATTGGCCTGCTGGAAGCTGGGAACGTCCGCGAGATCCGTCTGGTCATCAACCGCCTGCGTCCCAAGATGGTCGCCAGCGGCAACATGCTCAGTGAAGGCGACATGCTGGACATCCTGGGTGTCAAACCCATCGGGATTGTCCCCGAGGACGAGGGTATCATCGTGTCCACCAACGTCGGTGAACCCGCCGTGCTGGGCAACAGTGCCAGCGGTCAGGCCTTCATGGCCACCGCCCGGCGCATCCGGGGCGAGGACGTGCCCTACCCCCGGTACGACGAGGACAAGGGCTTCTGGGCCGCCATCAAGCGCCTGTTCGGGGGAGGCTAA
- a CDS encoding single-stranded DNA-binding protein — protein sequence MLHIEFLTDLGARVTVDVDSPDKLMDVQRQYGRLGWTSGDIPSGGYQFPLDNEQDFDWSLIGARKWTNPEGEEMVLHRGHAYRRRELEAVDSRKMKLPAAVKYSRGAKSTDPEHVREKSDGEFEYVTLAIFRGGKRQEKFALPGGTGAQRPQAAASAARPAQQARPQMTAAKPAPRQNEEDTPF from the coding sequence ATGTTACATATTGAATTTCTGACCGACCTGGGCGCACGCGTGACCGTGGACGTGGACAGCCCCGACAAACTCATGGACGTGCAGCGCCAGTACGGCCGGCTGGGCTGGACCAGCGGCGACATTCCCAGCGGCGGTTATCAGTTTCCGCTGGACAACGAGCAGGACTTCGACTGGTCACTGATCGGCGCACGCAAATGGACGAACCCAGAGGGCGAGGAAATGGTGCTGCACCGGGGCCACGCCTACCGCCGCCGCGAACTGGAAGCCGTGGACAGCCGCAAAATGAAGCTTCCCGCCGCTGTGAAGTACAGCCGCGGCGCGAAAAGCACCGACCCCGAACACGTACGCGAGAAATCCGACGGTGAATTCGAGTACGTGACGCTGGCTATTTTCCGTGGCGGCAAACGCCAGGAGAAATTCGCCCTTCCAGGTGGCACGGGCGCCCAGCGCCCTCAGGCCGCCGCTTCAGCTGCACGCCCAGCCCAACAGGCCCGCCCTCAGATGACGGCGGCAAAACCCGCCCCTCGCCAGAACGAGGAAGACACTCCGTTCTGA
- a CDS encoding 2Fe-2S iron-sulfur cluster-binding protein codes for MTQTVTIEVEGFGSIEAQEGERLVLALERGGVDILHRCGGQAKCTTCRVSFQEGEPDTMTVAEYDKLTEKELLGQARLSCQIECTPGMRLTPLQTVQSSGLEAGKAPAETIQPEPQWTTRPGASTEG; via the coding sequence ATGACGCAGACAGTGACCATTGAAGTCGAGGGATTCGGCAGCATCGAAGCGCAGGAAGGCGAGCGGCTGGTGCTGGCGCTGGAACGCGGCGGGGTGGACATCCTGCACCGCTGCGGCGGCCAGGCGAAATGCACCACCTGCCGCGTGTCCTTTCAGGAAGGCGAACCGGACACCATGACCGTGGCCGAGTACGACAAACTCACCGAGAAGGAACTGCTGGGCCAGGCGCGGCTGTCCTGCCAGATCGAGTGCACCCCGGGCATGCGGCTGACGCCCCTCCAGACCGTGCAGAGCAGCGGGCTGGAAGCCGGTAAGGCCCCGGCGGAAACCATTCAGCCTGAGCCGCAGTGGACCACCCGCCCCGGCGCCAGCACAGAGGGGTAA
- a CDS encoding acyl-CoA thioesterase, whose amino-acid sequence MNLSLPGDPVDWNTLPTQQRYKIQLPVQPADLDDLNHVNNTVYLAWCEQVARQHALSVGLGTPALAALGAVPVAREHLIRYLKPALLGDLVRVRTALVFSGGLRSTRVYSIDRLNPAAEKPVRLAECRTDWVWVDPASGRPRRIPDEVLRRFGFST is encoded by the coding sequence GTGAACCTGAGCCTGCCCGGCGACCCGGTGGACTGGAACACCCTGCCAACCCAGCAGCGTTACAAAATTCAGTTGCCGGTGCAGCCTGCCGACCTGGACGACCTGAACCACGTGAACAACACCGTGTACCTGGCCTGGTGCGAGCAGGTGGCCCGCCAGCACGCCCTGAGCGTGGGCCTGGGCACCCCGGCCCTGGCGGCGCTGGGGGCCGTGCCGGTGGCGCGCGAACACCTCATCCGTTACCTGAAACCCGCGCTGCTGGGCGACCTGGTGCGGGTTCGTACGGCGCTGGTGTTCAGCGGGGGGCTGCGCAGCACGCGCGTCTACAGCATCGACCGCCTGAACCCGGCCGCCGAAAAGCCTGTGCGGCTCGCCGAGTGCCGCACCGACTGGGTGTGGGTCGACCCGGCGTCGGGGCGCCCGCGCCGCATTCCGGACGAGGTGCTGCGGCGTTTCGGTTTTTCCACCTGA
- a CDS encoding APH(3') family aminoglycoside O-phosphotransferase — protein MNTPDLPASLRAVLPAARWEQIDTGHSGAQVWRSTRHIVKIQRHQGAVGVSLQQERERLRWLAGRLPAPQVVAYDTTATHEYLAMTRLPGIDLSHPDALLHPERLVNLLARALRELHALPLRDCPFNMSLNVALHLARERVQAGLIDESDFDEARQGRTATSVFNELVKTRPVWEDLVVTHGDPCLPNFIVNGELLEGLIDVGRLGIADRHADLGLAYRSTRHNLSVEYAEQLLDHYGREKVDMDKIRYYMLLDELW, from the coding sequence ATGAACACCCCCGACCTGCCCGCCAGCCTGCGGGCCGTGCTTCCCGCCGCCCGCTGGGAACAGATCGACACCGGCCACAGCGGCGCTCAGGTGTGGCGCAGTACCCGCCACATCGTCAAAATTCAGCGCCATCAAGGCGCAGTGGGGGTCAGTCTGCAACAGGAGCGCGAACGTCTGCGCTGGCTCGCGGGCCGCCTTCCCGCGCCGCAGGTCGTCGCCTACGACACCACCGCAACGCACGAATACCTGGCCATGACGCGCCTGCCCGGCATCGACCTGAGCCACCCGGACGCCCTGCTGCACCCCGAACGCCTGGTGAACCTGCTGGCCCGCGCCCTGCGCGAACTGCATGCCCTGCCCCTGCGCGACTGCCCCTTCAACATGAGCCTGAACGTGGCCCTGCACCTGGCCCGCGAGCGAGTGCAGGCCGGCCTGATCGACGAAAGCGACTTCGACGAGGCGCGTCAGGGGCGCACGGCCACCAGCGTCTTCAACGAACTGGTCAAGACCAGGCCCGTCTGGGAAGACCTGGTGGTCACACACGGCGACCCCTGCCTGCCCAACTTCATCGTGAACGGCGAATTGCTGGAGGGCCTCATCGATGTGGGCCGGCTGGGAATTGCCGACCGCCACGCCGACCTGGGGCTGGCGTACCGCAGCACCCGGCATAACCTGAGCGTGGAGTATGCCGAGCAGCTTCTGGATCACTACGGCAGGGAAAAAGTCGATATGGATAAGATCCGCTACTACATGCTGCTCGACGAGCTGTGGTAA
- a CDS encoding group III truncated hemoglobin, with protein sequence MTLSPDPQDTLFSRIGEERLRRTLWAFYAQVVQDDLLGPVFLGKIGPFPRGGWPVHMLRLEGFWRAVLGAQSAYKGQPGPAHMGLGADERHFERWLQLWAETLNEHLEPPEAQTLLTLASRMRVNLQRFALMNPGGTP encoded by the coding sequence ATGACGCTCTCGCCCGATCCGCAGGACACCCTGTTTTCCCGCATCGGCGAGGAACGCCTGCGCCGCACGCTGTGGGCCTTTTACGCCCAGGTGGTGCAGGACGACCTGCTCGGCCCGGTGTTCCTGGGCAAGATCGGCCCCTTCCCCAGGGGTGGCTGGCCGGTGCACATGCTGCGCCTGGAAGGCTTCTGGCGCGCGGTGCTGGGGGCCCAGAGCGCCTACAAGGGCCAGCCCGGCCCGGCGCACATGGGCCTGGGCGCCGACGAGCGGCACTTTGAGCGCTGGCTACAGCTGTGGGCCGAAACATTGAACGAGCACCTCGAACCGCCCGAAGCGCAGACGCTGCTGACCCTGGCCAGCCGCATGCGCGTCAACCTGCAACGCTTCGCCCTGATGAACCCGGGAGGTACACCATGA